The Candidatus Zixiibacteriota bacterium genome includes the window TCGGCGGCGAAGATTCGCCGCAGCTCGGCGACGTACCAGGACGGCTCCAGCGCGACGCCGTTCTCGTCGGACCGCGAGTACAGAGCGTAAAGCCGCTCGGTCGCCGCGTCCGCGAGCAGCGCCAGCAGCAGCTTTTCCTCCTCGAACCCGGCGAGCTTCTCCGCGATCTTGCAGCCGAGAACCGTTTCGATCACGCGCCGCGAGCGGTCGCGCAGGAACGCGTCCTCCCGGATCGTGCGCGGGAACAGGCCTTCGTTCAGGCCGAGAACGAAGAGCGCGCGGAAACGCGAGCCCCGGGCCGCCATGGCGTCCAGGACGGCGACGCCGCCGGCGTGGGGATCGGAAACGGGGAGCGACTTCCGCTCCAACCAGCGCTCGAAGAGCGCCGCGAACGTGGCGCGCGACGGACGCGAACCGAGGACGTCGAGAGTCGAGAGCGCGGAAAGCGTCTCCAGGACGGCGCGGCTGGCTCGTTGCGCCGCGGTCTCCTCCTCCGCCGCGTCGCCGTCGCGAATGCCGAAGTATTTCTCCAGCAGCGCTCTCCAGGCGGAGGCATGCTCGTTCCAAGGCGCCGCGGCGGGCAGGCCGCCGAGGTCGCGCTCGAGCGCGCTGAAGAGACTCCAGAGCACGGACACCTGCTCGGCGGCGAATCGCAGGGTCCGCTCGCCTCCGTCCTCGTCCCCGCCCGCTTCGATTTCCAGGCCGCGATCCACGAAGCGCTTCAGGCGCGACCACTCCTCCACCCCGCGGGTGATGCCGAGGCGGCGGGTCAGCATGTCCCAAAGGTCGGGACGGGGCGCCGGTCCCGGCCCGACACAGGCACGGAAGTCGAAGTAGGGCGAGGAGACCAGGTCGACGAAATCGTTGCGCGGATAGTCCCGTTCCGCCAGGCGGAGCAGCAGCACCACCGATTTCACCAGGGGCGATTCCACCAGCGGGAGCTCGAACGAGGAATGAACCGGAATTCGGTGCTCCCGGAAGACCTCCACGAGGTGGCGGGCGTAGGGTTCGGCGGCGCGCGCGACCACGCCGATCTCGGAGAAGGCCATGTCCTCGTCGTGCCTGAGGCGCAGAATCTCCTTGGCCGCGGCGACGCACTCGTCGCGCGGCGCGGGACAGCTCCAGATCGCGCACGCGGGCCGGGTCGCCGCCGGATCGGGCCCGGCCGCCCCGCCGGTTTCGAAGAGCGGCAACGCGCCGCCGCCGGGGAGCAGCACCGTTTCCTCGGTCACGAGCCCCTGGATGTGGCGCTCGTAGAAACGCTCGGCGAAGGCCCAGGCGGGATGACGCCGCACGCAGGGAAAAAACAACACGGTCGGGTAAGCGCGCGCGACGGTCCGAAACGCTTCGAGCTGAACCTGAGTGAGATCGTAAAAGCCGTAGTAGAAGATCCGGGCGAAGCCGCCGAGCATGCGCGAGGTCGCGGCGCGCTCGTTGGCCGCGGTGACAAAAGCGGCGTAATCGGCGAGCGACCGCTCGCGGCAGTGCTCGCTGAAGCCGGCGTGAAGGCGGGCGAGGGCCTCGAGCTTGGGGGCGTCCCGGGGCTCGAAGAGCCCCTCCTCGACGGCGGCCGCCAGGACCTCGGGGCCGACCGACGCGTCGCGCAAATCGCGCAGGGTCTGCCACAGGGCGGCGCAGCCGCCGGCCTTCTCGACGACCGGCAGGAACGACTGCGCTTGCGCTCCCGCGCCCCGGATCCAGGCTCCGAGCGCCTCCTCGAAGATCAGATCGTCCGCCGGGTCGGGCTCGACCGAGCGGGGGAGCTCGCGCAGCAGTTGCACGTAGAGTTGATGGAAGGTCCAGAGGTGAACGTTCAGCAGGGCGAGCCGGCGCTCGCTCGCGAGCAGCACGCGCACGCGCCGGCCAAGAGCCGCCGAGGGGACAACAACGAGGGCCGGCGCCATCGGGTCGGCCGCCTTGAGGCTGCGGATCGCCTCCGCCAGGGCATTCTCCAGTTCGGGATGGAAGGGACCCAAAAAGGCTTTCATGCGGTTGTTCGGGTGCAGAGCCAACGTTAACACAACGGCGCGGCGCGTCAAAGATTTCCGGTTGCAAAAGCACGGTCGAAGATTTAAACAGGGGCGGACATCGTCATGTCCATCGAGCGCGCTTTCCGGGTCGTCGTTCTCCTCGTCCTGTTCTGGTCGTCGGCCGTCGGCGCGGCCGCCGGGCGTTCGGGCTTCGGCGGCCTCGTGGTATCGGACCACGAGCTGGCGACGAAGGCGGGAATGGAGGTGCTCGGCCGCGGCGGCAACGCGGTCGACGCCGCGGTCGCCACCGCGTTCGCGCTCGGCGTGGTCGACCCGGCGTCGTCTGGCATCGGAGGCGGCGGTTTCATGGTGATCTACGACGCGCGCGACCGCAAGGCGCACGCGCTCGATTTCCGCGAGACGGCGCCGGAAGCGGCGCGGCCGGAGCTCTACGTTCGGGGCGGCAAGGCGGTTCCCTCGCTCAGCGTGACCGGCGCGCTGGCGGTGGCGGTGCCGGGGGAGGTCGCCGGTCTGGCTCAGGCTCTCAAGCGATTCGGAACGATGCCGCTTGCGGCGTTGATGGCACCCTCCATCCGCTACGCGAGCGAAGGATTTCCCCTGGACGCCGCGCTGCGCTACGCCATCGAGCGCCAGGCGGAGAACATGAAGCGGTTCCCCGATCTCGCGCGGCTTTTCCTCGGCAACAACGGGGCACCGCCGGAGGGAGCACGCATTCGCCAGCCGGAACTCGCCGAGTCGCTGAAGGCGATCGCTTCGGGCGGGCCCGGGGTTTTCTACGAGGGCTGGATCGCCGAAGCGATCGTCGAGGCGGTCCGCAAGGAAGGCGGGGTGCTGTCACTCGCCGATCTCAAGCGCTACAAACCGGTCTGGCGCGAGCCGCTGCTCGGCAAATACCGCGGCCGGACGGTGATCGCCATGCCGCCGCCGAGCTCGGGCGGGGTGGCGATCCTGCAGATGCTCAACGTTCTCGAAGGCTACAGGCTCGGGGCGATCCCCCACAACTCCGCCACGTATCTCCACCTGCTCGCCGAAACGATGAAGCACGCTTTCGCCGACCGGGCCCAGTTCCTGGGCGATCCCGACTTCGTCAAGGTGCCGGTCGCCGCCCTGATCTCGAAGGCGCACGCCGGATGGATCCGCGGCCGCATCTCGGCGGTGAAGACGCATCCCGCCGCCCACTACGGATCGGGTCGCGCCAGGGCAGAGCTCGGCGGCACCACCCATTTCAACGTCCTCGATCGCCTCGGCAACGCGGTGGCCTGCACGCTGACGATCAACACTCGCTTCGGCTCCAAGGTGCTGGCCGGCCGGGCGGGCTTCGTGCTCAACAACGAAATCGACGATTTCGCCATTCATCCCGGGGGCAACGTCTACGGGCTCGTCGGCAACGGCGCCAACGCGCTCGCGCCCGGGAAACGGCCGCTGAGCAGCATGTCTCCCACCATTGTCATGCGGGGAGAGCGCCCGGAGGTGATCGTCGGCGGGGCCGGGGGGCCGCGCATCATCAGCGCCACGCTGCAGGCCTTGCTCAACATCATCGACTTCGGGATGACGGCAAGGGAGGCGGTCGAGGCGCCACGCATTCATCACCAGTGGGTGCCCGAGGATCTGCAGGTCGAGGCCGCGGTGGCGCCCGAGACCAAAAAGGCCCTGGAGCGGCGGGGCCACCGGCTCCGCGAGCGCAACGTTCTGGGAGTGGTTCAGGCGATCGTGGCGCGCTCGGGAAAGGTTTCAGGGGCCGCCGATCCGCGCAAGGACGAGCGGGCGCGCTCGGAATGACCGCCGCCTAGGCGCGGCTCGCGGGCTGGCGCGGGCGCCGGTCGCGCCACCAGCGCCACAGCGGATAGGCGAGCTTCCAGGCCTGGACGACGCTCGACGAGGCGCGCCTGACCTTGCGGCGGTAGCTTCCGACGAACAGCGCGGAAAGAGCCGCGAGCAAGATCGGGTGAGTGCCGAGGAACCTTCCGGCGGCGCCGAGGACCCCGCTCCAGGTAAGCGATCGGCGCGCCTCGCGCCACGCGGCGGCGAGGGCGGCGCGGTCGCGGTCGCACCGGGCCACGAGCGCCTCGCGGCGTGCGGCGAGCTCCTTCAGGCGGCTATTCATGGACGGATGACCTCAGCCGCTCGCAGTCCTTGGCGAGCTCCGCCAGCGTGGCGGAAAGCAGGGGGGGGCCGGCGAGGAACCTCCGGCGCAGGAGCAAGCCCGCTCCGATGCCGATCGCCAGATAGAGGGCGGCGAGCGCCCCGAGCGCGTAGACCCAACCCGCCTGCCAGAAAAGAGCGGCCGCAAAGACCGTCAGCAGGATCACGCCGAGGCTCAGTCCGAAAAACAGGAGGAGCGAGAGCAGCAGGGTCACCCTGAGCCTTTCGCGCTCCTCCTGCAGCTCGGTGGTCAGCAGCTCCAGCCGCGTGTGCAGGGCGGCGGCTGCGGCGGCGGCCGCCGCCCTGAACGAGGGCGCGATGCCCGCCGGATCCGGGGCGCTCCTGGGGGGCTCGGACTGGCTCATGCAGTCGGCTCAGCCGCGCCGGATCAGCATTCCGAGCACGAGCCCCAGACCGGCGGCGGCGCCGACGGCGGTCCAGGGGTTTTCGCGAACGTAGTCGTCGGCGATGTCGGCGAACTCCTTGGTCTTCTTCACGAAGACCGCTTCGGCGTCGGCGAGCGACTTCTTGCCTTCGATCAGGCTTTGCTCGATCTTCTGGCGCGCCGCGGCGACCTTTTCGCCCGCCTGGGTGGCGGTGACCTTCAACAGTTCCTCGGCGTCGTTGATCAGCGTCTTGAGATCCTGGACGAGTTTCTCCCTGGCCGCGTCTCCGTTCATAACTCCTCCTGCCCCCGGGGATTTCTATCCACGCATGATAACAGCCCCCGGCGGTGATGCAAGGACCGCCGGCGCCCCGGAAGCCTCCCCCGACGCCGTTGATTTCGCCGGCGCCATTGCATACATTACGCGGGCGGAAGGACCGAATTACAGGGCCAGGAGGAAACCCATGTTCAAGCACCGGCTTCCAATCGTCGCCTCGCTATTCGCCGCGCTTCTCTGGTTGCCGTCCGCCGCTCGGGCCCAGAAGGCTCCCGACCCGAAGGTCGTCGAGGGAGCGAAAAAAGAAGGACAGCTCGTCTACTACACGACGATGACGCTGGACCAGAGCAAGGCGACCGTCGACCGGTTCGAGAAAAAATATCCCTTCATCAAGGTCACGTTGTTTCGAACCGGCGGGGGGCCGCTCCTGAACAAGATCCTCACCGAGTCGCGCGGCGGCCGGCACGACTGGGATGTCGTCGTCGGCAGAGGCGAGATGGTGCTGCCGCTGATGCAGCGCAAGCTCCTCGCCTCCTACCACAGCCCCGAGAGCAAGGCGATCGACGACCAGCTGGTCGACAAGGAGGGGTTCTGGACCGCCTACTACGTGAACAGTTACGTCCTCGGCTGGAACACCAAGCTGGTGAAGCGCGAAGACGTGCCCAAAACCTACGAGGGCCTGCTCAACCCGAAGTGGAAGGGTGGGCAGATCTCGCTCGATACGGAAGCCTACGGGATGCTCGAGGGGCTCAAGGGCGTGTGGGGGGCGGAGAAGGCGATCGCGTTTTTCCGCAAGCTCGCGGCGCAGGAACCGGTCCTCAAGCGCGGCAACACGGAGAGAGTGCAGCTCGCGGTGGCGGGAGAGTACCCGTTGATCATCGCCTACAACCAGACGATCCAGCGCATGACGTCGCGCGGCGCGCCCATCGACTGGCTGCCGCTCGAGCCGGTGGTCACGCAGGTGAACCCGGCGATGATCGGCGCGAAAGCGCCGCACCCGAACGCCGCGCGGCTCTTCTACGACTACATTCTCTCGAAGGAAGGCCAGGAGCAGCTGCGGGGCTTCCAGCGGATCCCCGTGCGGCGGGACGTCGATCCCGATCCGCCGCGGCTGTTCCGCGGCTTCAAGTACGTGATCGAGAATCCGGAGGATTACCAGGACTTCAACGCGACGGTGAAGCAGTACCTGGAGATTTTCAAGCTCCGCTGATCGTTCGTCAGCCGCGGTCCGGACCGTCGAAGGGGTTGCGACGCACGATCGTCTGCTCGCGGTCCGGTCCGACCGAGACCACGATCACTTCGGCCCCCACCACTTCTTCGAGCCGGCTCACGTATTTCTGAGCGTTGCGCGGGAGATCGGAAAACTTCCGCACGTGCGACAGCGGCTCGTTCCACCCCTCGCATTCCTCGAGGACCGGCTCGGCGCGTTCCAGCATCTTGGTGCTCGAGGGAAAGTCGTCCAGCAGCTCCCCGTCGCAGCGGTAAGCGGTGCAGATCGCGATCCTGGGAAACGAGCTGAGCACGTCGAGCTTGGTGAGCGCGAGCGCGCTCATTCCGTTCAACCGCACCGCGTGGCGCACGCCGACCGCGTCGAACCAGCCGCACCGGCGCGGCCGGCCGGTGGTGGCGCCGTACTCCACTCCCTCGCGCTTGAGCGCCTCGCCCTCGGGCCCGCTGAGCTCGGTGGGAAAGGGACCGCCGCCGACGCGCGTCGTGTAGGCCTTGGAGATCCCGATCACCTGCTGGACGTGCTGCGGCCCCACACCGGCCCCGGTGCAGATCCCCCCGGTGACGGTGTTCGAGGAGGTGACATAGGGGTAGGTGCCGTGGTCGACGTCGAGCAGCGTGCCCTGCGCGCCCTCGAAGAGCACCCGCTTTCCGGCGCGAATCTCGCGCTCCAGCAGCATGCTCGTGTTGGTGACGTAGGGCCTGAGCTTGTCGCGGTAGACGGCGTAGGCGTCGTGAATCCGGTCGAAGTCCAGCGTTTTCTCCTTCAGGATCGCCTTGAGGTAGATATTCTTCTCCTCGATGTTGCGCCTGAGCTTCTCGCGAAACGTGTCTTCCTCGAGCAGGTCGACAAAGCGGATGCCGATCCGCGCCACTTTGTCCTCATAGGCCGGACCGATGCCCCGCCCCGTGGTTCCGATCTTGCCCCGGCCGCGGATCCTCTCGCGCGCAAGATCGATCGCCTTGTGGTACGGCATGATGAGGTGCGCCGCATCGCTGACCCGCAGCATGGCGTCGTCGAGCAGGCGGCCAGCCCGCTTGAGCTCGGCGATTTCCGCGAGCAGCACCTCGGGGTCGACGACGACGCCGTTGCCGATGACGCAGAGCTTGCGCGCGTGCAGCGCCCCCGAAGGAATCAGGTGCAGGACGGTCTTCTTGCCGTCGACCACGAGCGTGTGGCCGGCGTTGTTGCCCCCCTGGAAGCGGACGACGATGTCGGCGTGCTCGGCGAAGAGGTCGACGATCTTGCCCTTTCCCTCGTCGCCCCACTGGGCCCCGATGACCGCTACGTTGGCCATGGCTCGCTCGATTCGGAGACCGCCGTTCTTACAGCTTCACCAGCTCTGCCGAGACGATCTGCGGCAGAGCGCGCAGCTCCTCCAGCGCCTTCTTCGGAACGGGCTCGTCGACGTGGGTGAACGAGATGGCGTTGCCCCCTTTTTCCGTGCGTCCCAGCTCCATCCCCGCGATGTTGATGCCGTTCCTGCCGAGGATGGTTCCGACCGCCCCGACCACTCCCGGGACGTCCCGGTTGCGCAGGATCAGGATGTAACCCTCGGGGACCGCCTCGAGATAAAAGCTGTCGACGCGGACGATCCGCGGGTACCGGTTGCCGAAGATCGCCCCTTCGACCTCCAGCTCCTTGCCGCGCGCCCTGGTCCTGACGGTGATCGAGCTCGTGAAGTCGCCCGCCTGCTCGCCGCGCGATTCCACGACCT containing:
- a CDS encoding PD-(D/E)XK nuclease family protein, with the translated sequence MKAFLGPFHPELENALAEAIRSLKAADPMAPALVVVPSAALGRRVRVLLASERRLALLNVHLWTFHQLYVQLLRELPRSVEPDPADDLIFEEALGAWIRGAGAQAQSFLPVVEKAGGCAALWQTLRDLRDASVGPEVLAAAVEEGLFEPRDAPKLEALARLHAGFSEHCRERSLADYAAFVTAANERAATSRMLGGFARIFYYGFYDLTQVQLEAFRTVARAYPTVLFFPCVRRHPAWAFAERFYERHIQGLVTEETVLLPGGGALPLFETGGAAGPDPAATRPACAIWSCPAPRDECVAAAKEILRLRHDEDMAFSEIGVVARAAEPYARHLVEVFREHRIPVHSSFELPLVESPLVKSVVLLLRLAERDYPRNDFVDLVSSPYFDFRACVGPGPAPRPDLWDMLTRRLGITRGVEEWSRLKRFVDRGLEIEAGGDEDGGERTLRFAAEQVSVLWSLFSALERDLGGLPAAAPWNEHASAWRALLEKYFGIRDGDAAEEETAAQRASRAVLETLSALSTLDVLGSRPSRATFAALFERWLERKSLPVSDPHAGGVAVLDAMAARGSRFRALFVLGLNEGLFPRTIREDAFLRDRSRRVIETVLGCKIAEKLAGFEEEKLLLALLADAATERLYALYSRSDENGVALEPSWYVAELRRIFAAEPVAIPRSILAKRTLPAFRDEFLLPEELAIRLSLDSQSPAPLLSHFPAMEALCRRGAQALEVLENADGPLSGHDGMTGHLESPWRRLADGGVSPTALERYARCPFQFFALNVLGLEPQERPEEQSGVRPVEIGSLVHRILKDFFQQLMDRGYFARGSRGIDAETLLESVARSTFDAYEREAPTGYPLVWEILRDETLRWLKQTVAADLQDLAQSGRRPVALETELEGTVTGWPAPASTVRFRGRLDRIDFDPAERRLRVIDYKFKAGKKPSASDVDLMRSALRGEKLQPPIYVLLARDCGVPKTPRPSSVEAAFYYLAPRWSGGPLLRRVLPQDCWEGATGRGLRQTLSFLIEGVYRGLHFIRPGPACRYCEVANVCRKDHLPTVWRAASDARAAAHAELARQQVAGKSDE
- the ggt gene encoding gamma-glutamyltransferase; this encodes MSIERAFRVVVLLVLFWSSAVGAAAGRSGFGGLVVSDHELATKAGMEVLGRGGNAVDAAVATAFALGVVDPASSGIGGGGFMVIYDARDRKAHALDFRETAPEAARPELYVRGGKAVPSLSVTGALAVAVPGEVAGLAQALKRFGTMPLAALMAPSIRYASEGFPLDAALRYAIERQAENMKRFPDLARLFLGNNGAPPEGARIRQPELAESLKAIASGGPGVFYEGWIAEAIVEAVRKEGGVLSLADLKRYKPVWREPLLGKYRGRTVIAMPPPSSGGVAILQMLNVLEGYRLGAIPHNSATYLHLLAETMKHAFADRAQFLGDPDFVKVPVAALISKAHAGWIRGRISAVKTHPAAHYGSGRARAELGGTTHFNVLDRLGNAVACTLTINTRFGSKVLAGRAGFVLNNEIDDFAIHPGGNVYGLVGNGANALAPGKRPLSSMSPTIVMRGERPEVIVGGAGGPRIISATLQALLNIIDFGMTAREAVEAPRIHHQWVPEDLQVEAAVAPETKKALERRGHRLRERNVLGVVQAIVARSGKVSGAADPRKDERARSE
- a CDS encoding phage holin family protein; translation: MSQSEPPRSAPDPAGIAPSFRAAAAAAAAALHTRLELLTTELQEERERLRVTLLLSLLLFFGLSLGVILLTVFAAALFWQAGWVYALGALAALYLAIGIGAGLLLRRRFLAGPPLLSATLAELAKDCERLRSSVHE
- a CDS encoding DUF883 family protein, translating into MNGDAAREKLVQDLKTLINDAEELLKVTATQAGEKVAAARQKIEQSLIEGKKSLADAEAVFVKKTKEFADIADDYVRENPWTAVGAAAGLGLVLGMLIRRG
- a CDS encoding extracellular solute-binding protein; the encoded protein is MFKHRLPIVASLFAALLWLPSAARAQKAPDPKVVEGAKKEGQLVYYTTMTLDQSKATVDRFEKKYPFIKVTLFRTGGGPLLNKILTESRGGRHDWDVVVGRGEMVLPLMQRKLLASYHSPESKAIDDQLVDKEGFWTAYYVNSYVLGWNTKLVKREDVPKTYEGLLNPKWKGGQISLDTEAYGMLEGLKGVWGAEKAIAFFRKLAAQEPVLKRGNTERVQLAVAGEYPLIIAYNQTIQRMTSRGAPIDWLPLEPVVTQVNPAMIGAKAPHPNAARLFYDYILSKEGQEQLRGFQRIPVRRDVDPDPPRLFRGFKYVIENPEDYQDFNATVKQYLEIFKLR
- a CDS encoding adenylosuccinate synthase; amino-acid sequence: MANVAVIGAQWGDEGKGKIVDLFAEHADIVVRFQGGNNAGHTLVVDGKKTVLHLIPSGALHARKLCVIGNGVVVDPEVLLAEIAELKRAGRLLDDAMLRVSDAAHLIMPYHKAIDLARERIRGRGKIGTTGRGIGPAYEDKVARIGIRFVDLLEEDTFREKLRRNIEEKNIYLKAILKEKTLDFDRIHDAYAVYRDKLRPYVTNTSMLLEREIRAGKRVLFEGAQGTLLDVDHGTYPYVTSSNTVTGGICTGAGVGPQHVQQVIGISKAYTTRVGGGPFPTELSGPEGEALKREGVEYGATTGRPRRCGWFDAVGVRHAVRLNGMSALALTKLDVLSSFPRIAICTAYRCDGELLDDFPSSTKMLERAEPVLEECEGWNEPLSHVRKFSDLPRNAQKYVSRLEEVVGAEVIVVSVGPDREQTIVRRNPFDGPDRG